Genomic segment of Pirellulales bacterium:
GACGATCGCCCCGAATCAGGCGTTGTCCAAGAACTCAAAGCGACGTTGCGGTGCGGCAAGGACGCGCGCACACCGGCGACGTCCAAGCGACTGCCGGAAGTCTGGCGGAATCGCCGGGGACTTGTTCAGGCTACTTTGCGAGCGTCGCATTTCCGTCGCATCGATTGCCCAGGTCGCGATGGACCAAACCGTCTAGGTCGTAGGACATCGAGCGGACGCTGCCGTCGCAGAAGGCGACGCTCCACTGATTGACATGGGCGGAACCAAAACGTCCCAGCGCCGCTTTGAGTTCCACGGCGACGGCGTCGTTCAGCGGCAATGCGATGGAGTACTGACCCTTGTCGGCCCAGCCCGTGCTGCGGTAGTTGTCGTTGTTGAACCCCGTGCACCATGTTTCGTTGTCGGCGGGGTTGTACCCCGTTTCGTAGTCGTCCTGCGGGATATATCGCTCGCCGATGAGATACGTATTCGACAGGCCGTCGCACACCTGGCGCGCCGCGATCTTGCTTCGCTCGAAGGAGATCCCGGTCATCGTCGCTTCGCCGCCGGGGAGTTGCAGGAAGCGAGACTGCTCGCTGCCCCAGATGCGATTCGCCGTCCACACCTCGGCATCGTGGTAACTTTTGGGGCCTTGTCCCAAGTCGTCGTTGAACCACTCGTTGTAGACGTGGCCCGAATTGATCGCATAGTCGCCGCGGCCGACGAACTTGGGAATGTTCGCGTTGTAGAACCCCTGCGTTCCTCCGGCGTGCGAGGAGAGCGGATAGGGGACGTTGGCTCGCCGCGCGGGGCAATTGAGGTGCGACAGCGGCGATTCGGCGATCTGAGCTGCGCCGATCCGTTGTTGGCGAGTCAGCACGTAGGGATCGCCGTCGGCGGCGAGTTGGTACAGGTCCATTTGCTCGCAGTACGGCAACAGATTGAACATCCAGCCGCCGGGCTGGTCTCGTCCAAATCCGCGATCGGCGTCCCCCAGCCAGTACCAACCCCAGCCGCCGGTCGGAAAGTGGCCTTGCATCGCGTGGTGATTGAGGGTCGCCAGGGCAAGCTGCTTCAGATTGTTCTTGCATTGGAATTGCCGCGACGCCTCGCGGGCCGATTGCACGGCAGGCAAGAGCAGCGACACGAGCGTCCCGATGACGGACATGACGACCAGCAACTCGACGAGC
This window contains:
- a CDS encoding DUF1559 domain-containing protein translates to MRPSCSARAFTLVELLVVMSVIGTLVSLLLPAVQSAREASRQFQCKNNLKQLALATLNHHAMQGHFPTGGWGWYWLGDADRGFGRDQPGGWMFNLLPYCEQMDLYQLAADGDPYVLTRQQRIGAAQIAESPLSHLNCPARRANVPYPLSSHAGGTQGFYNANIPKFVGRGDYAINSGHVYNEWFNDDLGQGPKSYHDAEVWTANRIWGSEQSRFLQLPGGEATMTGISFERSKIAARQVCDGLSNTYLIGERYIPQDDYETGYNPADNETWCTGFNNDNYRSTGWADKGQYSIALPLNDAVAVELKAALGRFGSAHVNQWSVAFCDGSVRSMSYDLDGLVHRDLGNRCDGNATLAK